From Quercus lobata isolate SW786 chromosome 1, ValleyOak3.0 Primary Assembly, whole genome shotgun sequence, one genomic window encodes:
- the LOC115986066 gene encoding NDR1/HIN1-like protein 13: MTDRVHPRDSPPPQPPVSVNDETSSESSEPMLTLATRPNPCPDKPVPPPGTYVIHIPKDQVYRVPPPENANRYQALSRKSKTRRRPCCRCLCWSFGILAFLLALLAVSAAIFYLVVKPRSPNYSVDAISVSGLNFTAADAAAASSASLTVSPEFDVTVRADNPNDKIGIYYEPKSSVEIYYDDVSLCNGAVPSFYQPSNNVTVFETVLKGSGVVLTSTVKNSLLQAQSQGKVPLLLTVRAPVKIKVGSVKSWTITVKVDCDITVDSLTANAKIFSKDCHYGVKIW; this comes from the coding sequence atgaCCGACCGAGTTCACCCACGCGACTCGCCGCCACCACAGCCACCGGTTTCAGTAAACGACGAAACATCCTCGGAGAGTTCCGAACCAATGTTGACACTCGCCACTCGTCCGAATCCTTGTCCCGACAAACCCGTTCCTCCACCTGGTACCTACGTGATCCACATCCCTAAGGACCAAGTCTACCGTGTTCCTCCGCCGGAAAACGCCAATCGCTACCAAGCCCTCTCTCGCAAATCCAAAACTCGCCGCCGGCCTTGCTGTCGCTGCCTCTGCTGGTCCTTCGGAATCCTCGCTTTCCTCCTCGCCCTCCTCGCCGTCTCCGCCGCAATATTCTACCTCGTAGTCAAACCCAGGTCTCCGAATTACTCCGTCGACGCCATCTCCGTCTCCGGCCTCAACTTCACCGCCGCCGACGCCGCCGCGGCGTCATCAGCTTCTCTAACGGTCTCGCCCGAGTTCGACGTTACCGTTAGAGCCGATAACCCGAACGACAAGATCGGGATCTACTACGAACCGAAGAGCTCCGTCGAGATCTATTACGACGACGTTTCTCTTTGTAACGGCGCGGTGCCTTCGTTTTACCAGCCGTCTAATAACGTGACGGTTTTCGAAACGGTGTTAAAGGGCTCCGGTGTGGTTTTGACCAGTACGGTTAAGAATTCGTTGTTGCAAGCTCAGAGCCAAGGGAAAGTGCCGTTACTTTTGACGGTTAGAGCTCCGGTTAAAATTAAAGTGGGGTCCGTTAAGTCTTGGACGATTACCGTTAAGGTTGACTGTGATATAACGGTGGATAGCTTAACGGCCaatgctaaaatattttccaaggattGTCACTACGGTGTGAAGATTTGGTAG
- the LOC115982588 gene encoding xylogen-like protein 11 produces MTMATAKVFAMVAASVILFSAFFHSVSAQAEAPGSSPASASAPAVDPCLNSLVNMSDCLTFVVTGSNATKPDKACCPELAGLLESNPICLCELLGSNIAESYGFNIDVKRALKLPSLCGLQTPPVSTCSAAGYPVPGPVGGPSPSESLGLSPGAEPAALPTSGKNGASSNLGFTLAFTVGLAFAFLPVFF; encoded by the exons ATGACCATGGCCACTGCCAAAGTCTTTGCCATGGTTGCAGCCTCAGTCATATTGTTTTCTGCATTTTTTCACAGTGTTTCAGCTCAGGCAGAGGCACCAGGTTCATCACCAGCTTCAGCTTCAGCACCAGCAGTGGATCCTTGCCTTAATAGTTTGGTGAACATGTCTGACTGCCTAACTTTTGTGGTGACTGGAAGCAATGCTACAAAGCCTGATAAGGCTTGCTGCCCTGAGCTTGCTGGGCTGCTTGAAAGCAACCCTATTTGCTTGTGTGAGTTGCTTGGGAGCAACATTGCAGAAAGTTATGGGTTCAACATTGATGTCAAAAGGGCTCTCAAGCTTCCTTCTCTTTGTGGTCTTCAAACACCCCCTGTTAGCACTTGCTCAG CTGCGGGATACCCAGTGCCTGGCCCAGTAGGAGGCCCATCACCGAGTGAGTCACTAG gattatcACCAGGAGCAGAACCAGCTGCCCTGCCCACATCAGGGAAAAATGGAGCTTCAAGCAATTTAGGGTTCACCCTAGCTTTTACTGTTGGCTTGGCATTTGCATTTCTTCCAGTATTCTTCTGA